A stretch of DNA from Halobacillus litoralis:
AATCAGGCAGACCGATCCCTCGGTAAGAGCCACCTGCAAGGTAAACGCCTGGAAGGTCCTTCTCCATTTGTTCCGTAATCTCACTTACCCTCTGTTTATGACCCACCGTATATTGAGGCATCGCGTCATACCACCGGGTGACAATAGAGAATTCAGGTTTAGCCGTAATATTCATCGTTTTGTTTAGATCATTCAAGACGATCGCTTCAATCTCTTCGTCCGTTTTACCTACCACTTCATGGTCGGAAGGTTTCCCAACATAGCATCTCAAGAGAACTTTCCCTTCAGGTGTCGAATGAGGCCACTTTTTATGGGTCCATGTACAAGCGGTAATGCGGAAGTCACTGTTTCTTGAGACCACAAAACCGGTCCCGTCAATATCCTTTTTAATAGCTGAGGCATCGAAGGCCATGGCGACGTTTGCTACAGATGTAGCATTGGTTTCTTTAAACGGTTCTAAGAAATCATACTGAGACAGCATGCGCTGCACGGCATAATGGGGAGCGGCTAATATAACTGCCTCTGCTTCTCTTACCGTTCCATCACTTAATAAAAGATGATAACCATTGGCTTTCTTTTCGATATGATCCACCTTTACGCTTTTTTGGACAGTTCCAGGCTCCAATTTTTCTTCGATTGCATCCACAAGAGAGCCGAGGCCGTTTCTTAAAGTACGGAACATGCTCGGTTTCTTTTCACCTTTTTTCGGATTCTTCATCGGATACGTCTGACGCAACCCTTTAATAAGACTGCCGTATTTCTGTTCGAGGTCATAAAAGTTCGGAAACGTGGATTGCAAACTCAAACGATCAATATCTCCTGCATAAATGCCGGACAAGAGCGGTTCTATTAGGTTTTCAACGACCTCATTACCCAGTCTTCTTCGGAAAAACAAGCCGAGGGACTGATCTCCTTCGACCGTTTTTTTCGACTTGACCAAATCTAAAGCAGCTCTTGCCTTTCCTACTGGACTGAATAACCCAGAAAAAAGGAATGGGCGGATCCTCGTCGGGATTCCCATAAAAGAGCCGCTTGGCATTTTATGAAGTTTGCCATTCACCAAAATGTAGGACTGACCTGTACCGTTTGGCACAAGTTCCTCCCCGAGACCTACTTCTCTCGCAAGACGCCCGGCACTTTCTTTACGGGCGAGAAAAGAGTCCGGGCCACGCTCGATTGTGAAGCCATCTTTTTGTACCGTATCGATTTTCCCACCCAGGTGATCGCTGGATTCCAATAATTGAACATCCAGTGGATAGCCTTGCTCCTGTGCTTCTTTTTGTAAGTAGTACGCAGAGGTTAACCCTGAGATTCCTCCGCCTACGACGACGACACGCTTTTTCCCTTCCATAAAAAAATCTACTCTTTCACTTTATCCACGACGACATCAGCAAGTGTCTGGATAAACTTTGGATGAGTATTTGGCATTTCTGGACGGTAATAGTTTGCTCCTACTTTATCACAAACGACTTTACACTCGTAGTCGTTATCATAAAGAACTTCCA
This window harbors:
- the hemY gene encoding protoporphyrinogen oxidase; the protein is MEGKKRVVVVGGGISGLTSAYYLQKEAQEQGYPLDVQLLESSDHLGGKIDTVQKDGFTIERGPDSFLARKESAGRLAREVGLGEELVPNGTGQSYILVNGKLHKMPSGSFMGIPTRIRPFLFSGLFSPVGKARAALDLVKSKKTVEGDQSLGLFFRRRLGNEVVENLIEPLLSGIYAGDIDRLSLQSTFPNFYDLEQKYGSLIKGLRQTYPMKNPKKGEKKPSMFRTLRNGLGSLVDAIEEKLEPGTVQKSVKVDHIEKKANGYHLLLSDGTVREAEAVILAAPHYAVQRMLSQYDFLEPFKETNATSVANVAMAFDASAIKKDIDGTGFVVSRNSDFRITACTWTHKKWPHSTPEGKVLLRCYVGKPSDHEVVGKTDEEIEAIVLNDLNKTMNITAKPEFSIVTRWYDAMPQYTVGHKQRVSEITEQMEKDLPGVYLAGGSYRGIGLPDCIDQGETAVQNVINFLYH